TACGACAAAAACTATTTGTACCTTTATATCATAAACCAAAAATGATATGCAAATCTCTGTTTTTGTTCCCGAATACGGCACGATCGAAGGTATTACCCCTGCGTTCAGAACCTTCCATACGGCCAATGAATTTCTAACGGCCTTTGGAAAACAGCCTATTTTTGAAGTCGAATATGTAGGTTTAACGACTTACGTCCCGGCCAATAGCGGGGAGTATACCATCAAGACAAACCGACTACTACAGGACGTTCAGAAAACAGATCTGCTTATTATACCGCCTATTTTTGGCAACATAGAAAAAGGAATACGTGATAATGCCGAAGCGATCCCTTATTTCACAAAACTGTACCACAAAGGGGCTAGTCTTGCCAGTCTATGTGTGGGTGCTTTCCTGCTCGCTGAGACCGGTCTTTTAGATGGAAAAAAATGTTCGACACACTGGGCACATATCGAAGAGTTCAAGGAAAAATACCCCCACATTGAAATTGAAGATGGTGCCGTGATCACTGAACATGAAAATATCTACAGCAGTGGTGGCGCGAGCAGTTTATGGAATCTGATCCTCTATTTAGTGGAAAAGTATGCCGATAGGGAAACAGCCGTACTCATAGCCAAATATTTTGCACTGGATATCAGCCGGGATAATCAATCGCAATTCGCCATATTCAGAGGCCAACGTAATCATGCTGATCTGGATATCCAACAAGCTCAAGACTATATCGAGAAGAAGTACGAGGAGAAAATTACAGTCGAAGAACTGGCCAATCATGTCAATATTGGGCGGCGAACATTTGAACGGAGATTCAAAGAAGCAACCAACAACACGCCTGTTGAATACCTGCAACGCGTACGCATCGAAGCTGCAAAAAAGTTCTTCGAAGCATCACGAAAAAACGTCTCTGAGGTCATGTATGATGTAGGTTATACAGATACAAAAGCCTTTCGGGATATTTTCCGAAAAATTACTGGCCTTACACCAATAGATTATCGAAACAAATTTGCCAAGGTGACCGCCGATGTCGCCATCGAGCAATAAGCCTTGATAAACAATAAAGCCACTCAGGAGAGTGGCTTTATCATTGATCGGATTTCTTACTTTTATTTTAACATCATTTCCCGGATATACTTCACCGGTGAATTGCCAAAGCTCAGGAATTTTTCATTGAACGCCTTCAAATTAAACTGTTTTCCTTCTTTTTGCTTCACAGCTTCCCTAAGATCATAAATTTCTTTATATCCCGTAAAGTAAGATGTCAACTGCACGCTGCTCACCGACACACGTTTCCATTTTCCGGCTGCTTCAGCCTGTTGTTGAAACGCCTCATCAACCAACAAATGCATGGCGTCTTTTTCACTCATATTTTTCACATGGACGCTATAATCGAGTATCGCATTGCAAACAGTACGCAGATGCCATTTGTACCACATTAACCACATTTCTGGGGCATTGTCTCCGTAACCATTTTCGAGCATCATTTGTTCGGTATAGACAGCCCAGCCCTCAATCATTGCACCATTTCCTAAAATACTCTTGATGAGACTCGGCGATTGGTTGGCATACACCAATTGGGTATAATGGCCTGGAATAGCCTCGTGGATATTGAGTATCTGTAAAATGTAATGGTTATACTCCCGAAGGTAACTTTCCGTTGCCTCTTTCGTCCAACCGGTCAGACTGCCCACATTGTAATAGGTATTTCCGCCTTTATCATATGGACCAGGTGCACTGATTGAAGCTCCTGCAACACCAGCCATGTAAGCAGGCTCTTT
The Sphingobacterium multivorum genome window above contains:
- a CDS encoding GlxA family transcriptional regulator, which translates into the protein MQISVFVPEYGTIEGITPAFRTFHTANEFLTAFGKQPIFEVEYVGLTTYVPANSGEYTIKTNRLLQDVQKTDLLIIPPIFGNIEKGIRDNAEAIPYFTKLYHKGASLASLCVGAFLLAETGLLDGKKCSTHWAHIEEFKEKYPHIEIEDGAVITEHENIYSSGGASSLWNLILYLVEKYADRETAVLIAKYFALDISRDNQSQFAIFRGQRNHADLDIQQAQDYIEKKYEEKITVEELANHVNIGRRTFERRFKEATNNTPVEYLQRVRIEAAKKFFEASRKNVSEVMYDVGYTDTKAFRDIFRKITGLTPIDYRNKFAKVTADVAIEQ